Part of the Mycteria americana isolate JAX WOST 10 ecotype Jacksonville Zoo and Gardens chromosome 10, USCA_MyAme_1.0, whole genome shotgun sequence genome, TTGTGCCGTTCCCTCTCCCAGCTTCGGTCAGGCACGTAGTCCCACACCACCTCCTCTGCCATGATGTAATACGTCCGCACCCCCCTGTACTGAAGGGCAGGCGCAGGATCCCTCTTTCCACACTTGGAAACGGTGTAGCGTTCCCTCATCCCAGCCTGGTAGTGATTGCTCGTCTGGCAGTAGATCTCAAAAGTCCCTGAGGGAGGCAGCATGAACAAGGAAATCAGCGGCTTTTAAAGATCCCAGGAAACAGCTGCTTCCCGCGCAGGGCTCGTGTGGCGGCTGACATCGGTATGTGCGTGGCGTGTACCCGGGCGGTTGTTTAGGGAGCTTGGTTGCCACAGGCTGAGATTAAAAGGGGTTGTCAGAGAAACCAAGCAGGAATGGCACGACAAAGTCCTACACAAAAATCATCTCAGGAGTCTTTCTTACACAATAACCAGCTTATTAGATGTGAAGAAACCAATAAAGTGACATAACTGTGCTACCACTGCTGAGACGCTGGTTAAGTAAGAGACCTAGCCTGCGAATGCCAAAGGGGAGGAGACAACTGGCAGCTGAGGCCACCGCATTGCGTGAATGAGACTCGGTGTTGTGTGCCTGTCCCACCAACTGGGAAGACTGGGGTCTGTCATAAACGTGAATCTCCGCAAGCCATGGACAGGGGAGTTAAGCTCTGGCAACTGTCTGCTACTTTATCCTGAAAGACATGTTTGCATGTTTCTGTGGGTCACAGGCAGCAATGGCCATCGGGGCTGTTACTACAAATATTTAATAGGAAGTGGCAGCCTAGAGAATCAGTCTGGGGCAATATGGGAAAGATCCTGTATCTCCTGTTCTTCTCCAGAATCGGATGCAAAGACAGGAGCCGTGGCCACGTAAATGGGACTAAACAGGATCTAAAGCACAGCTCACCCTGTAAGAGTTTACACCGTGCTAAAGAATCAGCCACAGGAGCAAATGCTACAACGGGAGACTTTTCCTGCTGCTAAGTTAGATGTGCGGGCACTTACCCTTGTTATCAGGTTGCATGAAGGCAGTAGCAAATGTGTGGGGGAACAGATTCGCTGAATCTCTCCGCATCCCATGTACCTGCAGGGTGTTTCCCCGAAACACAGCTCCATGTACATCTGCTTCACTGCCCAAGCCCAGAAGGTGCCAGGACACATTGTCTCCTTCACACACGTTCAGCCCAGGCAAGTTACCAAACATAAGTCCATTGATGgctgcaaaggagaaaacaattaACTCGCTGCAGGTAGGTAGCAGCCAAGAGGTTCATTTTGCGCGCACGCACTTTGACAGGGCAGGCCTGCCAGTGGAAAGGCAGCTTGCTCGTAATTCACCCGACTATGCTCAGGACGCGCGTCCTGCGACAGCCATGCTCCTTGTCCCGTGTCCCACCCGCTGCCTCCAGCCTCGCTTGATTTCAGGCCAACGCAACACAGCCCCTCCAGCTTCCCAGCTCAGCCTTTAGGCGAGCACCGCCCCGTGTTTTGCAGGTTCATTCCCGCTGCATGCGGAACAGCATCAGGCCGTACCGTGCATCCTGTTTGATTCCTCAAAGCCATCATCCTTTTTCACAGACGTCTCTTCCATCCTCAAATAGtattttatgtttgcatttaaatACCAGCTGAGGTTCTCATCAAACACGCTGAAGAGAAGGTAAAATTCTTTGTCGATCCCTTTCTAAGATATAATCATAATGACGGctgttaattttcaaaatgcacCAATGAACTATCCTTACAGTTAAAGCTGTTTTGCCTGGCTCTCATGTTCCCCTTTATCTTAAAACTTGGCTCATTGAGGGCCAGGGCTCTGTCCTTTTACTCATGTTGAATATTCCTCTTTTGTTCCACGAGAGGCACCACTTGTGGATTTTTCCATGATATTTCACGTGAGTAAGGTGATCAAAATTCAGCCAAGGATATGAAGtcactgcctccctcccccaccGTCCCCACGTCCAGGCGTAGGTTTCTCCGCCTGTCCAAATCAGACCTGAGATCAGAGCCCAGCCCACAGGGCAGGCTGATGACTCTGTTCCACCTCTCCTTTCTCCTACCACAGGCCTGgactggggattttttttattacccTAAATCCTTGAAAATATTAGTTCTCCTAAGAAACGCGTTGCAAAGCATGGTGTGTTTCCCCACTGAAAGAACATCCCCATTGCTGTCCAGAGTCTCCCTCTGACAGGGGCTTCCTCAGCTGTACCCAGGAGGACACGCTGCAGAGAGGGCCAGGCGATTCCCAGTCTGCGGCACAGGGGGCACGAGGGGTGGCCGTGCACCTTTCCCAGTTACGCATTCATTATCGGGTTGCCTAAGATTGTGGAGCCAGAATTGCTGCCCCAGGTGATTTTTCCCTGTCCTACCTTTCCAAACAAGCCTGTTTTGTTCACACCCTTTCGATACCTGCAGCTGTTTTATCGTTATCACAGCTCCTTCCCATAGCGGGCTGTACACATTCATGATCCCCTCTGCTCAGAAGAGTCACGTTTCCACCCCGTGTAACGTACTGATCTCTTCTGCACTCCTACTTTAGCCACATCGtgccaccactgaaagcaggcagaaagcaaacTCCCCCGGGGAGGCTCTCGGGGCAGCCGCTCTCGGACTCGCCAGCCGCTCCCTCATCCGCACCGCAAGGAAGGCGGGACGGCACTAGGCTGTTTTTCTGCCGCCTACTGTTTTTCACAGTAAGGCTCTGCTAATCTGTCTTGCACTGCCCCAGTATATTAATTTACCGCCTTCCCTAGACTTACTGCCGTGAGTAGACTATCCCTGAGTGACATACCAAGAGTAAGTTCTGGTCGCCCTTCAGATTTCACCTCTCTTTCACCAAAAGCATAAAGGCTGACATGgattttcacatgcttttttgTAGTCAGCTCTGCTTGAAAATGAACTGCTCTTGCAGAAGAAATGCAGTTCACCCACACCTCAAAGCGTTATATCATTCAAGCAAACCACCTGTAAGTAAGTGAAATGTCTTTTCAATGTTTCCGAGACTGCAACGAATATTCCACACGCCTCTGAAAGCAGCCTGCTACGCAGGCTCGGGACAAAAGTTACCTGTAAAGTCACATCCAAGGTACACTCGTTCAGCCAAGTCTGAGTTTTAAAGCAGAGCTCAGAAACCATTTCAAGGGCAGCCCTTGGGAGCCCAGAACGCTAGCCATTCCCACCCGAGACCTGGGCACCAGCTGTCCCGACGCTAACCTGCCTCGTGGCTTTGATTCGACTCCCCTGGACTCACACTATCGCAcgtttgtttttattatgttcCCTAATGTTTTGCTGATGCTTCCTTCTctacaagaaaacaaagaacctGGTAAGAGCATGGCAGGAAAACCCCTTTTACCTGTTTGTTGTTGTCATCCAAAGTGCCCGGCTTGCAGACGAGCAGAGGCCCTACTAAACCTGAACTGGGGTCTCTGATGGGATTCGCAGCAGAGCTGTACATCCAGGTCAGGCAGGGAGGGTCGCTGGACGTGGGCCCCACGTGCTTCGGCACGGTCCAGCGGTACGTAAAGTTGTGCAGCGGCGCAACAGAAACCCCATTCTGGGACAGACCTTTAAAACAGAGATTGGCATGGTTATTCCCAAGGTCTCTGTACAAACTTGGTTACATCTTCTCACCGGCTACATTCATATGGGCTTTACTTCGTTTGTGTCATTAAAATATGCGGCACCTCTGAGGTCTGATGTGGGCGTGTTTAAGGCACACAGAGAGCCGCTCTCAGTACCATGTAAATTCCCACTGGTGCCATGGCAGAGACAGGCACGGCGACGGGAAATAACGAAGCCGATCCCGCTGCATCTGGGGAGATGAGTGTTGGAAGCACGTGGTGATCTGAGCTGGAAGGCACCGGGCACACTCCTCTGCTCACAGGGTCTCAAACAGCTAGAGCTGGTCTGAGCTTTGGTTTactattttaatctgaaaaatagcACCTCTGGAACCGTACTCCCTCTGGCACCCTCCCTGGGCACCAGTTCAGCGGAAAGTCTCCTTCGGCGAGGCCTCAGGCAGGCTGAGGACCAGGCTGGCTTCCACCCAGTTCCGGGGCACATCCagtccttcccagctgcagaaacTCCCCAGCAGAGAGGAGGTACGGGCTGCGGAGCTCCACCACCGGCACTGGCACTACCACTGAATTACTTGAGAAAAGGGAGCCACAAACCATCATGGTACTGCATCCCTTCCCACGTCTTCCCGTAGGACACTCCGTGAGGCTGGATGCTGAAAGGCCAGGAGGCTTTGTTAACAAACGTCACCAGGATGGTGTCTCCCACTTCAGCTTTGATCACTGGGCCTACACGAATAGCAGAGAGAGCATGTCAGCAACGGAGCAACTCCCTGGGTGACCAGGCAAACCCAAGAAGCCAGGGCCACCTTCCACCCAGGCTGAGGGGAgcagaagatacagaagaaagGTGGACTTCCCCGCACGTCGACATCGCCTAAGGCCTTTCAGCCctgacagcaggagcagggggcTGACAAGAATTATCTGAAAGCGTTTCGGGTCTGCAGGAGGACTCCGAGAAGATGCTTCAGGCCTTCGCAGACGGAGTAACAAAATGGCCAGATGTGCTGAAACGCCCTCAGGAAAGGCCCGTGTCTCTCACCCACCTGCATAAGGCCCCCTCAGCCTTCCAAGATGGGTGCCTTGGGCCTGAGGTCTGGTGTGTAGAGGTACGAGATGCCCCAAGCCCACCGCTGGCTCTGTGAGCCGCGGCCCCCAGCCAGCTAGAAAGAAGCCATGAGTCTTTAATAAGCCTATCGGTTCCTATCTGTGGCCTCTGCCGTGATTGCTGTTGCTCATTTCTAGTGTCATTAGATTATCAGTCACTGCTGGTGCAGGAAATTGGACCGCACCTATACGCTTCTACCACGTATGTCACAGCCTTCACGCGCGATCCGTTTGCCTCTGCAGACTGCctattttcttctctcatctttCTCCACCACCCTCACTGTTACCCGGCTATAACAGAGAGAGCGCCCACTCGGAAGAGGAAGTTTTCTGTGAGAAAGCGGGGTTTGTAGCATGCCTTGAAGATGCTCAGTCAAAACCACGTAACCAGGGGCTATTACTGTGACCTGTTTAGCTCTAGTTACAAATCCTAGACTGTGTCCCTCCGCCCTTACTACTAACCTCTGAAGCCTGCCCCGGCAGAACAGCGATTCTGCCTGTTCTGCCATTCCACACCCTAGGTCCGTCCCCCTCGCTCTTAGATGTAACTGCTGTCAAACACCTCCGGGCCGCGCTCTGCGCCACGAAACGAGAGGGCAGGTACAGCCGACGGGTGCTCCCGACATCAGCATCGTTCTCACTGGCACTGAAAGAAGATTTGCGCTGCTGGATGATTCCTACCGAGTATCCCAAGGTGTTTCTCTTCTTCCGACTGCTGCTTTTCCTCACGGAAGCTCTCATCGGTATATTCCACGTACTTTGCCTTCCAATAGACTCCCCCAATTCGGTAGCGGCTACGCTTGAAAAACTGCTCAGCAGGGCTAAATGCAAAAAGCAAACGTCAGGTCATTTTTATGAAAACCAGTCCTgttcttctcctgctccctccccacacGGCTCTGGCAGCGCCAGCAGCATCTCCAAATCAAGCAGCTTTTCAGACAAGGACAGCATCTCTGGTTTGGAACAAGCACAGCTTGTCTCTGTGAAACCTTTTCGTCCTGCAGACTCATCTGCCCGCCGTGTGCAGGGAGCACCTCTGGCACgcagccctctcccagctggAGCAGCCGGGCTCCATGGCACGGGTCCGAGCAGCACCTCTGTACAAGGTGCGCAAAAGAGGGCAGTGAACAAAGCTGCAGCGCAGTCactgcagaggcagggctgcgACGCTCAGCTCCTCAGAGGCCAGGGGACAACTGCAGTCCTAACTGGAAAAACCCCTCACACAACAGCTGTGGAGAGATTTATTTCCTCCGCCACCACCCTCTCCAAACACACAGACGTAACACGCCTTGCAGTAGAGGCAGCTTAGTTACAAGGCCAGCTCACGGGTCTAAGGAGCTTTCAGTTCTAAGGTCTGTAAGAGAGTTGCTGTGTGGCTTTGGGTAAATCATTAACTGCTCCgcatttcttcttctccatctgaCAGAGGTGTATCCTGTCCAAAGGCTTCCCAGGAAAGGGAACGGAGGGGGAGGAATGTCTTTGTTTCCGTCAGCCAAAGTCTGAACGGGAACCCACTCACCAACCGCTGTCTCGACCCCCGACACGCGGGATGGAAGGCCGTCAGAGGCCACGGCATTTGATTTCCTAGAAATTGCTTGCTGCAGCAAGGCGACACTGAAGCACATCCGCAGGCTAGCTCTGCCACCCTGTGTCTGCTGCACGATGTGCTTTCTTAATAGTTCATCAAATACACAGATCTGTTCCTAGGTCAGGCACAGCAAGCAGAAACGAAGCGCAGAGACAAATGTGGCAGCCCGTGTTCTCCATAAGCTCGGACTCCTGGAGTCTGTGGGTAAGGGCTATGAACCAGCACCGCTCTCAGCACAGTCTAGCTACAGCAGCCTACATTTCCAGATGGGGTGATCTGCCTTCCCAGGAAATGTACTCCACGTGAATTGCAGGCATGTATTTTGATAAGAAAGAAATTCCACATTTTCCTTAGCAGCCTCCCCGACACAGACGCGAGACTCCCAAACGCTGCCCTAGCCCATCAGCCTCTTGCTTACCTGCCGGCCTCACTCAGCCGTTTCCCACTGCTTTGGTCGAGCCCTGAAGGTCCGTAGTCCCACTGCACTTCCTTTGCAGCTATGTAGTATTTCCGAACTCTCCCTTCCAGGGCGGACGCCGGGGCTTGCCGAGAACAGGGCCGGACTTCATAGAGTGCCCCCATCCCAGCTGTCCAAGACATGGCGGAGAACACACATGCTGACCCCGCTCAGCCAGTCTGACCAGGCAATGAACACAGTCCCACGTTCCTGCCATGAACCGGCCACTCCTCCTGTTGCCCCAAAAGGCACGTGGCTGGGAGAAGGTGATTAGGCGGTCCCCACAGCAAGGAGTTTTTTGTGTTAGTGAGCAGAGCTTCTTACCTTAGCTTTTGGATGCTATGGAAGTATGGACAGAGAGCGAATAGAGCCTCCTGCTATCCTCAGATGTACCAGGCAAGTGCATGGTACATCTGAGGATAGCAGATGTACAGGGACTAGATGTATAGCAGATGTACAGGGACTAGAGCTCCTAAGGCATCTTAGCTTTCAGCTGCACCTAACTTACTGTCTTCACCACTGATCAACGTGGAACATCATACAATGGTACAAGTCATCCCCAGTAAGTCTGGCCTGCACATTAATAATCAATCCACCCCAATTTATACAAGACAAGGAATGACCCCATTCATCTAGGGACGTTTTCAGCGGGAATGCTGCCCGAGGCACTGTCCCCTACCGCACTGTACGTCTCGGGACCACACCGGGAGAAAAAAGGGAGGCCGCAGAGTGCAGGACATGTTCCAACCTCTGCCTTACCTTGTATGTGATCACTGGTCTGACAGCTCAGTAGCCATCTCCCAGGGTTACTGGGGATCATGTCTGCTGTAACAAAAGTGGCTGGGAAGAGGCTGGCCACATCCGTCCTATGGCCTCGAATATTGAGCGTTTCTCCATGGAAGTAGGCTGTATGAACATCAATTTCGTTGCCCATCCCGAAGAGGTGCCATGAAACGTAATCCCCAGCACACATCACCACCTCAGGGAGGTTCCCAAACACGTAACCATTAATAGCTGCAAAACCAAGCAAGCCAAAATCAGAGATTAGAAAAGGGGCCTTCAGAGCTTCCGCCAGCAGGTCCCAGTACAGATCTGTTTGGAGGATGGACCTAACCAGAActcgtcctcctcctcttgctctggAGAGCCCAGCTCCACAACTCATTCCTAAAATGAAGTGTATTCAACATCTCCAAACAACTAGCAAAGGCTCACTCAAGCCAAAGATTAAGTCAAaataacacttcttttttctggaGTTGCTGCGCTGTCCCTGTGACACTGTCTCAGAGCACATGATCTGCGAGCTTGCTGACTCCCTTCTCCCCTCTACCCACGCCCTGGCATACAAGAGCAGAAAGGGCTTTTCAAGACACCAGAGCGCTGACACCCCGGAGCGTCTGGGCAGAGCCAGTGGCTTCACAAAGGTGACACTGACCATGCATTTTGTTGCTCTCTTGgaattcctcctcttctttgtCTACGGAGCCCGGATCTGTGCAGAATGACGCTATGTTCTCATCCAGGTACCAGCTTAGGTTCTCATCCACCACACTGAACATCAGAAAGAAATCAAGGTCCACATCCTGGCGTCTTTGAGAACTGCCAGTCAGTATTCCTAGGGTGAAAGGAAAGATGAATGAATACCCACCCATGCAGAAACGCAGACATCAGTCGAGGGATTAAAACACCCACAGAAGAGTAACTCTTATCCCACAAATTAGAGACAGATGCTTTCCCCACCATCCTAGCACAGCTCACTGCAGAGTCCTAGCACGCTCACTCTTTTCTAATATATTCCCGCTAACACGTTTCTCACTCCCAAGCAGCTCTGCCACTGCACGGCTGAACTGCCACACCTTCAGTGTTCTTACTCCTGCTGAAATCAAACGgtccccatttttttttaatacacaaactCAGTCTTGGATGAGATTCCTGCTTTTAACATGGATTCAAACAGCGCTCTCAGATCACGAGGCCTACAAGCTCAGCTGCCCAGCCACTAAGGGATAAAGATAACGTAGCGACCAGAACCCAGCTAGAACACGGGTACTGTCTTCTCCAGTCATGCCGCATTTTCCCGTGAAGCTGGGAGCTGCCCACCGGCGTATCTTCTCATCCTATCCTTGTTCAAGTACCACAAAATCTTCACAGTATGAAactgcagcccccagctgctttctcttggagtttttaccttttctgcatGTAAGTAATGGCCCAATTAAACCAGATGCAATGTCCTTTGGTGCATCAATATGAGAGTGGTAGATCCAGGTCAAGCAGTTTGGGTCATCAGCAGTTGGGCTGTGATCTTCAGGGACAGTCCAAGTATAGGTGTAATTCCCTCCTGGGAAAACAGCATCATCCTTCTTCTGATCCTGGGGGGACATATCAGGATACAGGGATCCTAGAACAATTGAGCAATCACAACATCCATTCAAGAAGAGCAGAGATGTCCACACGCGTAACCTTACACTGAGCCGCTCTCACTCAGTTCGAGCACTGCGTGTATATACTTGGCTAGCAGATTGCAAAGCGAGACTCACCACCCCCAGGCTGAAATAGTGTTTAATCGTCATTTTCTcaaagagaaactgaggcacagagcgaCTGTAAGGCAACTTGCCCAGTAATCGGGTCAGCACAGAGTCAAAGATCATTCCCATTCTGCCTATTGCTGCTTTGCCTTCAACTCTGCCGTGTGCCACAGCCAGCCTCTCCACAAGCTCTAGCATTACTTCAAGCAGCAGTTCTTTGGTCTCATACTTCACCATTCGTGTGAACTCCCTGAAGCTCATCACACTTGTGGCTCATACTACAGCACTTCAAATAATGAATA contains:
- the HEPH gene encoding hephaestin isoform X1, coding for MMGLFWVLLLYIHTLSPTFAGGATRVYYLGIREVDWNYAPTGKNVLANQSIAHNPNSTEGIGGVHRKTSSKASTFLQPGKDRVGSTYKKSVYKQYTDSTYTTEIPKPGWLGFLGPVIRAEVGDTIEVHLKNFASRPYTIHPHGVFYEKDSEGSLYPDMSPQDQKKDDAVFPGGNYTYTWTVPEDHSPTADDPNCLTWIYHSHIDAPKDIASGLIGPLLTCRKGILTGSSQRRQDVDLDFFLMFSVVDENLSWYLDENIASFCTDPGSVDKEEEEFQESNKMHAINGYVFGNLPEVVMCAGDYVSWHLFGMGNEIDVHTAYFHGETLNIRGHRTDVASLFPATFVTADMIPSNPGRWLLSCQTSDHIQAGMGALYEVRPCSRQAPASALEGRVRKYYIAAKEVQWDYGPSGLDQSSGKRLSEAGSPAEQFFKRSRYRIGGVYWKAKYVEYTDESFREEKQQSEEEKHLGILGPVIKAEVGDTILVTFVNKASWPFSIQPHGVSYGKTWEGMQYHDGLSQNGVSVAPLHNFTYRWTVPKHVGPTSSDPPCLTWMYSSAANPIRDPSSGLVGPLLVCKPGTLDDNNKQKGIDKEFYLLFSVFDENLSWYLNANIKYYLRMEETSVKKDDGFEESNRMHAINGLMFGNLPGLNVCEGDNVSWHLLGLGSEADVHGAVFRGNTLQVHGMRRDSANLFPHTFATAFMQPDNKGTFEIYCQTSNHYQAGMRERYTVSKCGKRDPAPALQYRGVRTYYIMAEEVVWDYVPDRSWERERHNHSAESYADIFLSNENGLLGSKYKKAVYREYTDGTFQTPKARINGDEHLGILGPFLWAEVGDILNIVFKNNATRPYSIHAHGVLERDTGQPQVANPGNIATYRWEVPERSGPGPNDSACVPWVYYSTVDPVKDMYSGLIGPLKICRRGALQSDGIRKDVKREFALLFLVFDENQSWYLEENVERFSKGNHKEINLLDDKFVESNKMHAINGRLYANLPGLTMFQGEWVNWYLLGMGQEIDVHTVHFHAETFIYKNGKSYRADVVDLFPGTFEMVEMLVGNPGTWLLHCHVSDHIHAGMEILFTVLPRSEPELEVVNYSAELPPEDEDESQKITLFGAKLAQGQIEATVITLAIAGMVLFLVACFLLGVVIYLERQKRLRRNRRSILDDGFKLMSQKNSGL
- the HEPH gene encoding hephaestin isoform X2, coding for MMGLFWVLLLYIHTLSPTFAGGATRVYYLGIREVDWNYAPTGKNVLANQSIAHNPKASTFLQPGKDRVGSTYKKSVYKQYTDSTYTTEIPKPGWLGFLGPVIRAEVGDTIEVHLKNFASRPYTIHPHGVFYEKDSEGSLYPDMSPQDQKKDDAVFPGGNYTYTWTVPEDHSPTADDPNCLTWIYHSHIDAPKDIASGLIGPLLTCRKGILTGSSQRRQDVDLDFFLMFSVVDENLSWYLDENIASFCTDPGSVDKEEEEFQESNKMHAINGYVFGNLPEVVMCAGDYVSWHLFGMGNEIDVHTAYFHGETLNIRGHRTDVASLFPATFVTADMIPSNPGRWLLSCQTSDHIQAGMGALYEVRPCSRQAPASALEGRVRKYYIAAKEVQWDYGPSGLDQSSGKRLSEAGSPAEQFFKRSRYRIGGVYWKAKYVEYTDESFREEKQQSEEEKHLGILGPVIKAEVGDTILVTFVNKASWPFSIQPHGVSYGKTWEGMQYHDGLSQNGVSVAPLHNFTYRWTVPKHVGPTSSDPPCLTWMYSSAANPIRDPSSGLVGPLLVCKPGTLDDNNKQKGIDKEFYLLFSVFDENLSWYLNANIKYYLRMEETSVKKDDGFEESNRMHAINGLMFGNLPGLNVCEGDNVSWHLLGLGSEADVHGAVFRGNTLQVHGMRRDSANLFPHTFATAFMQPDNKGTFEIYCQTSNHYQAGMRERYTVSKCGKRDPAPALQYRGVRTYYIMAEEVVWDYVPDRSWERERHNHSAESYADIFLSNENGLLGSKYKKAVYREYTDGTFQTPKARINGDEHLGILGPFLWAEVGDILNIVFKNNATRPYSIHAHGVLERDTGQPQVANPGNIATYRWEVPERSGPGPNDSACVPWVYYSTVDPVKDMYSGLIGPLKICRRGALQSDGIRKDVKREFALLFLVFDENQSWYLEENVERFSKGNHKEINLLDDKFVESNKMHAINGRLYANLPGLTMFQGEWVNWYLLGMGQEIDVHTVHFHAETFIYKNGKSYRADVVDLFPGTFEMVEMLVGNPGTWLLHCHVSDHIHAGMEILFTVLPRSEPELEVVNYSAELPPEDEDESQKITLFGAKLAQGQIEATVITLAIAGMVLFLVACFLLGVVIYLERQKRLRRNRRSILDDGFKLMSQKNSGL
- the HEPH gene encoding hephaestin isoform X3, which encodes MMGLFWVLLLYIHTLSPTFAGGATRVYYLGIREVDWNYAPTGKNVLANQSIAHNPNSTEGIGGVHRKTSSKASTFLQPGKDRVGSTYKKSVYKQYTDSTYTTEIPKPGWLGFLGPVIRAEVGDTIEVHLKNFASRPYTIHPHGVFYEKDSEGSLYPDMSPQDQKKDDAVFPGGNYTYTWTVPEDHSPTADDPNCLTWIYHSHIDAPKDIASGLIGPLLTCRKGILTGSSQRRQDVDLDFFLMFSVVDENLSWYLDENIASFCTDPGSVDKEEEEFQESNKMHAINGYVFGNLPEVVMCAGDYVSWHLFGMGNEIDVHTAYFHGETLNIRGHRTDVASLFPATFVTADMIPSNPGRWLLSCQTSDHIQAGMGALYEVRPCSRQAPASALEGRVRKYYIAAKEVQWDYGPSGLDQSSGKRLSEAGSPAEQFFKRSRYRIGGVYWKAKYVEYTDESFREEKQQSEEEKHLGILGPVIKAEVGDTILVTFVNKASWPFSIQPHGVSYGKTWEGMQYHDGLSQNGVSVAPLHNFTYRWTVPKHVGPTSSDPPCLTWMYSSAANPIRDPSSGLVGPLLVCKPGTLDDNNKQKGIDKEFYLLFSVFDENLSWYLNANIKYYLRMEETSVKKDDGFEESNRMHAINGLMFGNLPGLNVCEGDNVSWHLLGLGSEADVHGAVFRGNTLQVHGMRRDSANLFPHTFATAFMQPDNKGTFEIYCQTSNHYQAGMRERYTVSKCGKRDPAPALQYRGVRTYYIMAEEVVWDYVPDRSWERERHNHSAESYADIFLSNENGLLGSKYKKAVYREYTDGTFQTPKARINGDEHLGILGNIATYRWEVPERSGPGPNDSACVPWVYYSTVDPVKDMYSGLIGPLKICRRGALQSDGIRKDVKREFALLFLVFDENQSWYLEENVERFSKGNHKEINLLDDKFVESNKMHAINGRLYANLPGLTMFQGEWVNWYLLGMGQEIDVHTVHFHAETFIYKNGKSYRADVVDLFPGTFEMVEMLVGNPGTWLLHCHVSDHIHAGMEILFTVLPRSEPELEVVNYSAELPPEDEDESQKITLFGAKLAQGQIEATVITLAIAGMVLFLVACFLLGVVIYLERQKRLRRNRRSILDDGFKLMSQKNSGL
- the HEPH gene encoding hephaestin isoform X5, encoding MAFSTKRTLKDQKKDDAVFPGGNYTYTWTVPEDHSPTADDPNCLTWIYHSHIDAPKDIASGLIGPLLTCRKGILTGSSQRRQDVDLDFFLMFSVVDENLSWYLDENIASFCTDPGSVDKEEEEFQESNKMHAINGYVFGNLPEVVMCAGDYVSWHLFGMGNEIDVHTAYFHGETLNIRGHRTDVASLFPATFVTADMIPSNPGRWLLSCQTSDHIQAGMGALYEVRPCSRQAPASALEGRVRKYYIAAKEVQWDYGPSGLDQSSGKRLSEAGSPAEQFFKRSRYRIGGVYWKAKYVEYTDESFREEKQQSEEEKHLGILGPVIKAEVGDTILVTFVNKASWPFSIQPHGVSYGKTWEGMQYHDGLSQNGVSVAPLHNFTYRWTVPKHVGPTSSDPPCLTWMYSSAANPIRDPSSGLVGPLLVCKPGTLDDNNKQKGIDKEFYLLFSVFDENLSWYLNANIKYYLRMEETSVKKDDGFEESNRMHAINGLMFGNLPGLNVCEGDNVSWHLLGLGSEADVHGAVFRGNTLQVHGMRRDSANLFPHTFATAFMQPDNKGTFEIYCQTSNHYQAGMRERYTVSKCGKRDPAPALQYRGVRTYYIMAEEVVWDYVPDRSWERERHNHSAESYADIFLSNENGLLGSKYKKAVYREYTDGTFQTPKARINGDEHLGILGPFLWAEVGDILNIVFKNNATRPYSIHAHGVLERDTGQPQVANPGNIATYRWEVPERSGPGPNDSACVPWVYYSTVDPVKDMYSGLIGPLKICRRGALQSDGIRKDVKREFALLFLVFDENQSWYLEENVERFSKGNHKEINLLDDKFVESNKMHAINGRLYANLPGLTMFQGEWVNWYLLGMGQEIDVHTVHFHAETFIYKNGKSYRADVVDLFPGTFEMVEMLVGNPGTWLLHCHVSDHIHAGMEILFTVLPRSEPELEVVNYSAELPPEDEDESQKITLFGAKLAQGQIEATVITLAIAGMVLFLVACFLLGVVIYLERQKRLRRNRRSILDDGFKLMSQKNSGL
- the HEPH gene encoding hephaestin isoform X6, which translates into the protein MMGLFWVLLLYIHTLSPTFAGGATRVYYLGIREVDWNYAPTGKNVLANQSIAHNPNSTEGIGGVHRKTSSKASTFLQPGKDRVGSTYKKSVYKQYTDSTYTTEIPKPGWLGFLGPVIRAEVGDTIEVHLKNFASRPYTIHPHGVFYEKDSEGSLYPDMSPQDQKKDDAVFPGGNYTYTWTVPEDHSPTADDPNCLTWIYHSHIDAPKDIASGLIGPLLTCRKGILTGSSQRRQDVDLDFFLMFSVVDENLSWYLDENIASFCTDPGSVDKEEEEFQESNKMHAINGYVFGNLPEVVMCAGDYVSWHLFGMGNEIDVHTAYFHGETLNIRGHRTDVASLFPATFVTADMIPSNPGRWLLSCQTSDHIQAGMGALYEVRPCSRQAPASALEGRVRKYYIAAKEVQWDYGPSGLDQSSGKRLSEAGSPAEQFFKRSRYRIGGVYWKAKYVEYTDESFREEKQQSEEEKHLGILGPVIKAEVGDTILVTFVNKASWPFSIQPHGVSYGKTWEGMQYHDGLSQNGVSVAPLHNFTYRWTVPKHVGPTSSDPPCLTWMYSSAANPIRDPSSGLVGPLLVCKPGTLDDNNKQKGIDKEFYLLFSVFDENLSWYLNANIKYYLRMEETSVKKDDGFEESNRMHAINGLMFGNLPGLNVCEGDNVSWHLLGLGSEADVHGAVFRGNTLQVHGMRRDSANLFPHTFATAFMQPDNKGTFEIYCQTSNHYQAGMRERYTVSKCGKRDPAPALQYRGVRTYYIMAEEVVWDYVPDRSWERERHNHSAESYADIFLSNENGLLGSKYKKAVYREYTDGTFQTPKARINGDEHLGILGPFLWAEVGDILNIVFKNNATRPYSIHAHGVLERDTGQPQVANPGNIATYRWEVPERSGPGPNDSACVPWVYYSTVDPVKDMYSGLIGPLKICRRGALQSDGIRKDVKREFALLFLVFDENQSWYLEENVERFSKGNHKEINLLDDKFVESNKMHETTISAG